A part of Tessaracoccus timonensis genomic DNA contains:
- a CDS encoding glycoside hydrolase family 3 protein: MVDLKAQPFNLDDEGVAWVEQTIAAMSDEEKIGQLFVNMGAERTEEYLTGVLDTYHIGAVRYQPSKAEEVWEQNHILQTKSKIPMLIAANTEAGGNGACTDGTYVGWEAKVAATGDVGYAYELGRISGIEASAVGCNWSFAPIVDIYRNWRNPIVSRRTWGEDADLVLEMSLAYMKGIQESGIAPAAKHWPGDGIDERDQHLSQAPNWLSTDEWDATFGKLYKGLFDAGLPSLMTGHIALPSYQKHFNPDMRDEDILPATISKEINTQLLREKLGFNGVVVTDASHMVGLTGMGKRSDLLPMAIEAGCDLWLFFNDPDEDFNWMMEGWKSGKLSDKRLHEALTRILGLKAMLGLHKKERTELLPPKEEALARIGLPEHQKIAEEVAEKAIALVKNKQPENLQISTAKYPRILVVPVGAAPSPFAMMAEGAAGHPADKFVEKLNERGYQATRYESQLDKVRGKAPEEVRQILGDAYSGKSPISDLTDNYDLVISVANITGLGQAIERPYWPGTKGTLDMPWYVHELPTILVSTASPNVLPDMGQVKTYISAFDDKDFNIDILLDKLEGRSEFVGKPANEMFVFPDTRI; encoded by the coding sequence ATGGTGGACCTGAAAGCCCAGCCGTTCAATCTCGACGACGAGGGGGTGGCCTGGGTCGAGCAGACGATCGCGGCCATGAGCGACGAGGAGAAGATCGGCCAGCTGTTCGTCAACATGGGGGCGGAACGCACGGAGGAGTACCTCACCGGCGTCCTCGACACGTACCACATCGGCGCCGTGCGCTACCAGCCGAGCAAGGCCGAGGAGGTGTGGGAGCAGAATCACATCCTCCAGACCAAGTCGAAGATCCCGATGCTGATCGCCGCCAATACCGAGGCCGGCGGCAACGGCGCCTGCACCGACGGCACGTACGTCGGCTGGGAGGCCAAGGTCGCCGCGACGGGCGACGTGGGCTACGCCTACGAGCTCGGCCGCATCTCCGGCATCGAGGCCTCCGCGGTCGGCTGCAACTGGTCCTTCGCCCCGATCGTCGACATCTACCGCAACTGGCGCAACCCCATCGTCTCGCGCCGCACTTGGGGCGAGGACGCCGACCTGGTCCTCGAGATGAGCCTTGCCTACATGAAGGGCATCCAGGAGTCCGGCATCGCGCCGGCCGCCAAGCACTGGCCCGGCGACGGCATCGACGAGCGCGACCAGCACCTCTCGCAGGCACCCAACTGGCTCTCCACCGATGAGTGGGACGCCACCTTCGGCAAGCTCTACAAGGGCCTGTTCGACGCGGGCCTCCCGTCCCTGATGACCGGCCACATCGCACTGCCGTCGTACCAGAAGCACTTCAACCCCGACATGCGCGACGAGGACATCCTCCCCGCCACGATCTCCAAGGAGATCAACACCCAGCTGCTGCGCGAGAAGCTCGGCTTCAACGGCGTCGTCGTCACCGACGCGTCGCACATGGTGGGGCTCACCGGCATGGGCAAGCGCTCCGACCTCCTCCCGATGGCGATCGAGGCGGGCTGCGACCTGTGGCTCTTCTTCAACGATCCCGACGAGGACTTCAACTGGATGATGGAGGGCTGGAAGAGCGGCAAGCTTTCCGACAAGCGGCTCCACGAGGCGCTCACGCGCATCCTCGGCCTCAAGGCCATGCTGGGCCTCCACAAGAAGGAGCGCACCGAACTGCTGCCCCCCAAGGAGGAGGCGCTGGCCCGCATCGGCCTGCCCGAGCACCAGAAGATCGCGGAGGAGGTGGCCGAGAAGGCCATCGCGCTGGTCAAGAACAAGCAGCCCGAGAACCTGCAGATCTCGACGGCCAAGTACCCGCGGATCCTCGTCGTGCCCGTCGGCGCCGCACCGAGCCCCTTCGCCATGATGGCCGAGGGCGCGGCCGGCCACCCGGCCGACAAGTTCGTCGAGAAGCTGAACGAGCGCGGTTACCAGGCCACGCGCTACGAGTCGCAGCTCGACAAGGTGCGCGGCAAGGCGCCGGAGGAAGTCCGACAGATCCTGGGCGACGCGTACTCCGGGAAGTCGCCGATCTCCGACCTCACCGACAACTACGACCTCGTCATCTCCGTCGCCAACATCACGGGCCTCGGCCAGGCGATCGAGCGCCCGTACTGGCCCGGCACCAAGGGCACCCTCGACATGCCTTGGTACGTCCACGAGCTGCCGACGATCCTGGTCTCCACCGCGTCGCCGAACGTGCTGCCCGACATGGGCCAGGTGAAGACCTATATCAGCGCCTTCGACGACAAGGACTTCAACATCGACATCCTCCTCGACAAGCTCGAGGGTAGGAGCGAGTTCGTCGGCAAGCCGGCCAACGAGATGTTCGTCTTCCCCGACACCCGGATCTGA
- a CDS encoding IS3 family transposase, translating to MIRFIDEYRERFGVELICRTLRPAVQGFITSRGYRAAKTRVASARQLRDELLVPEVARLHAENYGVYGRRKMHALLKRQGWDIGRDQTERLMRLAGVRGVRKSKKVFTTRPDKAQALPRDLVQRRFRADAPRRLWVADIT from the coding sequence ATGATCCGCTTCATCGACGAGTATCGAGAGCGGTTCGGGGTCGAGCTCATCTGCCGGACGCTGCGCCCGGCAGTGCAGGGATTCATCACGTCCCGCGGGTATCGCGCCGCGAAGACCCGCGTAGCCTCCGCCCGGCAGCTGCGCGACGAGCTGCTGGTGCCCGAGGTCGCCAGGCTGCATGCGGAGAACTACGGCGTCTACGGGCGGCGGAAGATGCATGCTCTCCTGAAACGGCAGGGGTGGGACATCGGCCGCGACCAGACCGAGCGCCTCATGCGCCTCGCGGGAGTGCGTGGGGTTCGCAAGTCGAAGAAGGTGTTCACGACCAGGCCGGACAAGGCGCAGGCCCTACCGCGGGACCTCGTCCAGCGGCGGTTCCGTGCGGACGCGCCGCGCCGACTCTGGGTTGCAGACATCACGTAG
- a CDS encoding transposase — MNQKYSPEMRERALRMLDEAKASGEHSNLMSAVRHVAGLLGMSAETLRVWHRRREVDAGAKPGVPSDVAEENKRLRREVAELRKANEILKAASVFFAKELDRP, encoded by the coding sequence ATGAACCAGAAGTACTCTCCCGAGATGCGCGAGCGCGCGCTGCGGATGCTCGATGAGGCCAAGGCCTCCGGTGAGCACTCGAATCTGATGTCCGCCGTGCGGCATGTTGCGGGGCTCCTCGGCATGAGCGCGGAGACGCTGCGGGTGTGGCATCGCCGCCGCGAGGTCGACGCCGGCGCGAAGCCCGGTGTCCCGAGCGATGTCGCTGAGGAGAACAAGCGCCTGCGCCGCGAGGTGGCCGAGCTGCGAAAGGCGAATGAGATCCTCAAGGCTGCGAGCGTGTTTTTCGCGAAGGAGCTCGACCGGCCCTGA
- a CDS encoding L-lactate dehydrogenase — translation MTVQREGAKVSIVGAGAVGSSLAYAALMAGVAHRVVLQDVNEAKVHAEALDLAPGSQFFPEASIQGSSDVAATEGSDVVVVTAGAKQKPGQTRLDLAESTVRLMTKVIPPLVERSPDAVFLLVTNPVDVTTQVALDISGLPPERVIGSGTVLDSSRLRQLLAAECEVAVSNVHAYVCGEHGDTEIPLWTSSSIGGVPLLDWERATGRLGAAKRDEIASRVVNAVYEVIAGKGATNYAIGLAGTRILQAILRDEHAVLPVSRQLDGWYGMSGMCMSVPTVVSASGAGRQLELPLSDDELTALRASAATIQETVERLERAL, via the coding sequence ATGACTGTGCAACGAGAAGGCGCGAAGGTATCCATCGTCGGTGCGGGTGCGGTGGGGTCGTCGCTGGCCTACGCCGCGCTGATGGCGGGGGTCGCCCATCGGGTGGTGCTGCAGGACGTGAACGAGGCGAAGGTGCACGCGGAGGCGCTCGACCTCGCCCCCGGAAGCCAGTTCTTCCCCGAGGCGTCGATCCAGGGGTCCTCCGACGTAGCCGCCACCGAGGGCTCGGACGTGGTCGTGGTCACCGCCGGGGCCAAGCAGAAGCCGGGCCAGACGCGGCTCGACCTCGCGGAGTCGACGGTGCGGCTGATGACGAAGGTGATCCCGCCGCTCGTCGAGCGCTCCCCCGACGCCGTCTTCCTGCTGGTGACCAACCCCGTCGACGTGACCACCCAGGTGGCGCTCGACATCAGCGGCCTCCCGCCGGAGCGGGTGATCGGCTCCGGGACGGTGCTCGACTCGTCGCGGCTCCGGCAGTTGCTCGCCGCCGAGTGCGAAGTGGCGGTGAGCAACGTGCACGCCTACGTCTGCGGCGAGCACGGCGACACCGAGATCCCGCTGTGGACCTCGTCGTCGATCGGCGGCGTGCCGCTGCTCGACTGGGAGCGCGCGACGGGCCGGCTCGGCGCCGCCAAGCGCGACGAGATCGCCAGCCGGGTGGTGAACGCCGTCTACGAGGTGATCGCCGGCAAGGGCGCCACCAACTACGCGATCGGTCTGGCGGGCACGCGCATCCTGCAGGCGATACTGCGCGACGAGCACGCTGTCCTCCCGGTCTCCCGGCAGCTCGACGGCTGGTACGGGATGTCGGGCATGTGCATGTCCGTGCCCACGGTGGTGAGCGCGTCGGGCGCCGGCCGGCAGCTCGAGCTGCCGCTGTCCGACGACGAGCTCACCGCCCTGCGGGCCAGCGCCGCGACCATCCAGGAGACCGTCGAGCGCCTCGAACGGGCGCTCTGA
- a CDS encoding ABC transporter substrate-binding protein, with product MSHSPPLLSRPVGRRRALQLGGLGALGLASGCTSADGPVALPEAAERGQPSPGGTLRIARPANSRAEGLHPAASLSAYEYLGALYNRLVKLDEAGTPVPDLAQDWEISDDAMRWTFRMRDGVQFHDGRRFTSRDAAYTISQILDPELASPQLGVLSPVMSAGGLRATDPTTLVIELDAPHSDLLSLLSAYQCYVIPEDSGADIARSGIGTGPFRLESAWVSFRS from the coding sequence GTGTCTCATTCGCCGCCACTCCTGTCCCGTCCCGTAGGGCGTCGCCGAGCGCTGCAACTCGGTGGGCTCGGCGCCCTCGGCCTCGCGTCCGGATGCACGTCAGCAGACGGGCCCGTCGCCCTGCCAGAAGCAGCGGAACGCGGGCAACCGTCGCCCGGCGGCACGCTGCGGATCGCCCGCCCCGCCAACTCCCGCGCAGAGGGTCTTCACCCTGCGGCATCGCTCTCCGCCTACGAGTACCTGGGGGCCCTCTACAACCGGCTCGTGAAGCTCGACGAAGCTGGAACCCCGGTCCCGGACCTCGCCCAGGACTGGGAGATTTCCGACGACGCGATGCGCTGGACCTTCCGGATGCGCGACGGTGTGCAGTTCCACGACGGCCGAAGGTTCACGTCCCGCGACGCGGCGTACACGATCTCCCAGATCCTGGATCCCGAACTCGCCTCGCCGCAGTTGGGTGTCCTGTCCCCGGTGATGTCGGCCGGGGGCCTGCGTGCGACCGATCCGACCACGTTGGTGATAGAACTCGACGCGCCGCACTCGGACCTGCTCTCACTGCTGTCGGCCTACCAGTGCTACGTCATCCCGGAGGATTCCGGTGCCGACATCGCCCGCAGCGGCATCGGCACCGGGCCGTTCCGGCTTGAATCGGCCTGGGTTTCGTTCCGTTCTTGA
- a CDS encoding HAD family hydrolase has translation MNDSKRPEQAQALVDFQPQKKFFVGIDSDGCAMDAMNIKHMECFTPAYIKYFNLQAASTLVRETALFVNLYSTTRGQNRWVALARLFELLKQRPEVLERGVKIPDGVELQKFLDSGYPRSDKGIAAFAEEHPSDEIRQCIEWGKGVNELIAWMVHGAAPFPGVREAIEAMQAEVDTIVVSATPVEALEREWNEHDLAKYIGVIAGQEMGSKAEHVRWAAKEKYDLDHIMLIGDAPGDRDAAFSEGVLFYPIKPGLERESWAKFKDEALPRFLAGTYRGAYQDQLVAEYEALLPEHPTWQTV, from the coding sequence ATGAACGATTCCAAGCGGCCCGAGCAGGCCCAGGCGCTGGTGGACTTCCAGCCCCAGAAGAAGTTCTTCGTCGGCATCGACTCCGACGGCTGCGCCATGGACGCGATGAACATCAAGCACATGGAGTGCTTCACCCCCGCGTACATCAAGTACTTCAACCTGCAGGCCGCGTCGACGCTGGTGCGCGAGACCGCCCTGTTCGTGAACCTGTACTCCACCACCCGCGGGCAGAACCGCTGGGTGGCGCTGGCGAGGCTCTTCGAGCTGCTCAAGCAGCGGCCCGAGGTGCTCGAGCGGGGCGTGAAGATCCCCGACGGTGTCGAGCTGCAGAAGTTCCTCGACTCGGGCTACCCCCGCTCCGACAAGGGCATCGCCGCGTTCGCCGAGGAGCATCCCTCCGACGAGATCCGGCAGTGCATCGAGTGGGGCAAGGGCGTCAACGAGCTCATCGCGTGGATGGTCCACGGCGCCGCCCCGTTCCCGGGCGTGCGCGAGGCCATCGAGGCGATGCAGGCGGAGGTGGACACCATCGTCGTGTCCGCCACCCCCGTCGAGGCGCTCGAGCGCGAGTGGAACGAGCACGACCTGGCCAAGTACATAGGTGTCATCGCCGGGCAGGAGATGGGTTCCAAGGCGGAGCACGTGCGCTGGGCCGCGAAGGAGAAGTACGACCTCGACCACATCATGCTGATCGGCGACGCCCCGGGCGACCGGGACGCGGCCTTCAGCGAGGGCGTGCTGTTCTACCCGATCAAGCCGGGGCTCGAGCGCGAGTCGTGGGCGAAGTTCAAGGACGAGGCGCTGCCCCGCTTCCTCGCCGGCACCTACCGTGGCGCCTACCAGGACCAGCTCGTCGCCGAGTACGAGGCGCTCCTGCCCGAGCACCCCACCTGGCAGACGGTCTGA